One window of the Fibrobacter sp. UWB4 genome contains the following:
- a CDS encoding penicillin-binding protein activator LpoB — protein MSKIWILALCASLAFLSGCADGGKKVTRLDVNSVTDLSGSWNDTDSRLVADEMINDCLGRPWYSQFAAQKGSVPTIVIGKVRNKSHEHIRVETFIKDIERALINSGKAEFVANSNERADLRDELADQQGNVTEETQKDAGMEIGADLMLTGTINSIIDQEGGEQVVYYQVDMELTDIQSHRKLWIGDKKIKKFMSKSSVKF, from the coding sequence ATGTCAAAAATTTGGATTTTAGCCCTTTGCGCAAGCCTTGCTTTCCTTTCCGGCTGTGCCGATGGTGGCAAAAAGGTCACCCGCCTCGACGTTAATTCTGTAACTGATCTCTCCGGTAGCTGGAATGATACGGATTCTCGACTGGTCGCCGACGAAATGATCAACGACTGCCTCGGCCGTCCTTGGTACAGCCAGTTTGCTGCACAGAAAGGCTCCGTTCCGACCATAGTTATTGGCAAGGTCCGCAATAAGAGCCATGAACACATCCGTGTTGAAACTTTTATCAAGGATATCGAACGCGCCCTTATCAATTCTGGCAAGGCTGAATTCGTCGCCAACTCCAACGAACGTGCAGACCTCCGCGATGAGCTTGCGGACCAGCAGGGTAATGTCACCGAAGAAACCCAGAAAGATGCCGGCATGGAAATCGGTGCAGACCTGATGCTCACCGGCACCATCAACTCCATCATCGACCAGGAAGGGGGCGAACAGGTGGTTTACTACCAGGTCGATATGGAACTCACGGACATCCAGAGCCATCGCAAGCTTTGGATCGGCGACAAGAAGATCAAGAAGTTCATGTCCAAGAGCAGCGTGAAGTTCTAG